Proteins from one Desmodus rotundus isolate HL8 chromosome 9, HLdesRot8A.1, whole genome shotgun sequence genomic window:
- the ATP5MC1 gene encoding ATP synthase F(0) complex subunit C1, mitochondrial — protein sequence MQTTGALLMSPALIRCCTRGLMRPLSASFLSRPEIPSEQPSYSSSPLLVARREFQTSVVSRDIDTAAKFIGAGAATVGVAGSGAGIGTVFGSLIIGYARNPSLKQQLFSYAILGFALSEAMGLFCLMVAFLILFAM from the exons ATGCAGACCACCGGGGCTCTACTCATGTCTCCGGCTCTG ATCCGCTGTTGTACCAGGGGTCTAATGAGGCCTCTGTCTGCCTCCTTCCTGAGTAGGCCAGAGATCCCATCTGAACAG CCTTCCTACAGCAGCTCCCCACTCCTGGTGGCCAGACGGGAGTTCCAGACTAGTGTTGTCTCCCGGGACATTGACACAGCAGCCAAGTTTATTGGTGCTGGGGCCGCCACAGTGGGTGTGGCTGGTTCAGGGGCCGGAATTGGAACAGTGTTCGGCAGTTTGATCATTGGCTATGCCAG GAACCCGTCTCTCAAGCAGCAGCTCTTCTCCTATGCCATTCTGGGCTTTGCCCTGTCTGAGGCCATGGGGCTCTTCTGTTTGATGGTCGCCTTCCTCATCCTCTTCGCCATGTGA
- the CALCOCO2 gene encoding calcium-binding and coiled-coil domain-containing protein 2 gives MEETLEEPPTSAVLLDHCHFSQVIFNSVEKFYVPGGDITCYYTLTQHFIPRRKDWIGIFRVGWKTTREYYTFMWVTLPVDLNSKATTQQEVQFKAYYLPKDDEYYQFCYVDQDGVVRGASIPFQFRPENEEDILVVTTQGEVEEIKQHNSELCKENQELKDSCVSLQKQNSDLQAELQKKQEELEALKSINKELEQKVKEQQDSWETELLQLKEQNQKVSSENEEMRVRVDQLQEQLSTQEKEMEKLVQGDQDNTEQLEQLKRENGQLFLSLTEQREHQKKLEQTVTELKQKEATATKKEQELTDQNFDLSRRLSENKMICNVLQKEKEKMGRENDLLKSENSRLMRYIGLEFDSLPCQVPASDQGGAGQNPGLVYGNPYAGIQESSASSPLSSKKCPTCKSDFTGDICDHTLEQQPVQTLYCPICDKSFSATEKQIFEDHVFCHSL, from the exons ATGGAAGAGACGCTAGAAGAGCCCCCCACATCAGCCGTCTTGCTGGATCATTGTCATTTCTCCCAGGTCATCTTCAACAGTGTGGAGAAGTTCTATGTGCCTGGAGGGGACATCACATGCTATTACACCCTCACCCAGCATTTCATTCCCCGTCGAAAGGACTGGATTGGAATCTTCAGA GTGGGATGGAAGACAACCCGTGAGTATTACACCTTCATGTGGGTTACTTTGCCCGTGGACCTGAACAGCAAAGCGACCACACAGCAGGAAGTCCAGTTCAAAG CGTATTACCTGCCCAAGGATGATGAGTATTACCAGTTCTGCTATGTGGATCAGGATGGTGTGGTCCGGGGAGCAAGTATCCCTTTCCAGTTCCGTCCAGAGAACGAGGAGGACATCCTGGTTGTCACCACTCAG GGCGAGGTGGAAGAGATTAAGCAGCACAACAGTGAGCTTTGCAAAGAAAACCAGGAGCTGAAGGACAGCTGTGTCAGCCTCCAGAAGCAGAACTCAGACCTGCAGGCTGAGCTCCAAAAGAAGCAG GAGGAACTAGAAGCCTTAAAGAGCATCAACAAGGAGCTGGAACAGAAAGTGAAGGAGCAGCAGGACAGCTGGGAGACAGAGCTGCTTCA ACTGAAAGAACAAAACCAGAAGGTGTCCTCAGAAAACGAGGAGATGAGAGTCAGAGTGGATCAGCTTCAG GAGCAGCTGTCCactcaagagaaagaaatggagaagcttGTTCAGGGAGATCAAGATAACACAGAGCAGCTGGAGCAGCTGAAAAGGGAAAACGGCCAGCTTTTTCTCAGTTTAACTGAACAG AGGGAGCATCAGAAGAAGCTTGAGCAGACAGTGACCGAGCTGAAGCAGAAAGAAGCTACTGCTACGAAGAAAGAGCAGGAGCTAACG GATCAGAACTTTGACCTGTCAAGAAGACTGAGTGAAAACAAGATGATATGTAATGttctgcagaaagagaaagagaaaatgggaagagaaaatgaT CTTTTGAAGAGTGAGAACAGCAGATTGATGCGTTACATTGGTCTGGAGTTTGACTCTCTGCCATGCCAAGTGCCTGCTTCAGATCAAGGAGGTGCAGGACAGAACCCAGGGCTCGTCTACGGAAATCCGTATGCTG GCATCCAAGAGAGTTCTGCCTCCAGCCCG CTGTCCAGTAAGAAATGCCCCACCTGCAAATCAGACTTCACTGGTGACATTTGTGATCACACCTTGGAGCAGCAGCCCGTTCAGACCCTTTATTGTCCAATTTGTGACAAGAGCTTctcagcaacagaaaagcaaatCTTTGAAGACCATGTGTTCTGCCACAGTCTATAA